Proteins encoded together in one Kribbella voronezhensis window:
- a CDS encoding SAM-dependent methyltransferase produces the protein MEILFSVATDSYELAVREIRAEFGPRVRIERVSADLGRIVENAPAIEDLAAACDTGRIIFVRHLTVELASFKPDEVPEPHELAELVLEGLPKHPQALAVQTWTDGAGSGGSYYHLLEAALGDRGIAVSRAGQDVVVSCFVSAKTVLFGRNRLEYSLSDWPGGRMRLARSDERVSRSEFKLEEAIQTFGLDLPAGGKGLDLGASPGGWTRILRQHGQEMWSVDPGALDPRVTADRRVHHIATTAGEFFRHNRVRFDVVVNDMRMEQVMSARVMLDAVPHLRRGALAIVTLKGGGKNPLDAAHRGIDVLSKQYDVLHARQLHHNRQEITVIAKYP, from the coding sequence GTGGAGATCTTGTTCTCGGTGGCGACCGACAGCTATGAGTTGGCCGTTCGGGAGATCCGGGCGGAGTTCGGGCCCCGGGTCCGGATCGAGCGGGTCAGCGCGGATCTGGGCCGCATCGTCGAGAACGCACCGGCGATCGAGGACCTGGCTGCGGCGTGTGACACCGGGCGGATCATCTTCGTCCGGCATCTGACGGTGGAGCTGGCGAGCTTCAAGCCGGACGAGGTGCCCGAGCCGCACGAGTTGGCGGAGCTGGTGCTGGAGGGTCTGCCGAAGCATCCGCAGGCGCTGGCGGTGCAGACATGGACCGATGGCGCCGGGAGCGGCGGGTCGTACTACCACCTGCTCGAAGCTGCCCTGGGCGACCGCGGGATCGCGGTGAGCCGGGCCGGGCAGGACGTGGTGGTGTCGTGCTTCGTCTCCGCCAAGACGGTGCTCTTCGGGCGGAACCGGCTCGAGTACAGCCTGTCGGACTGGCCGGGTGGGCGGATGCGGCTGGCTCGGTCGGACGAGCGGGTGTCGCGGTCGGAGTTCAAGCTCGAAGAGGCGATCCAGACCTTCGGGCTCGACCTGCCGGCCGGCGGGAAGGGGCTCGACCTCGGCGCGAGTCCGGGCGGCTGGACGCGCATTCTGCGCCAGCACGGCCAGGAGATGTGGTCGGTCGACCCCGGTGCTCTCGATCCCCGCGTGACGGCCGATCGGCGGGTGCACCACATCGCGACGACCGCCGGAGAATTCTTCCGGCACAACCGCGTCCGCTTCGACGTCGTCGTGAACGACATGCGCATGGAGCAGGTCATGAGCGCCCGGGTCATGCTCGACGCCGTACCGCACCTACGCCGCGGCGCCCTCGCGATCGTCACCCTCAAAGGTGGCGGCAAGAACCCCCTCGACGCGGCCCACCGCGGCATCGACGTCCTCAGCAAACAGTACGACGTACTCCACGCCCGCCAACTCCACCACAACCGCCAGGAAATCACCGTCATCGCCAAATACCCTTAG